A genome region from Streptomyces sp. NBC_01296 includes the following:
- a CDS encoding HAD family hydrolase: MTSTVPAPVARTADGHALQAVLLDMDGTLVDTEGFWWEIEVDVFGELGHRLDEAWRDIVVGGPMTRSAAFLIESTGAAITLSELSVLLNERFEARIADQVPLMPGAERLLAELARHNVPTALVSASHRRVIDRVLRSLGPERFALSVAGDEVTRTKPHPDPYLLAARTLGAHPSRCAVIEDTATGVASAEAAGCRVVAVPSVGVIAPAPGRTIVRSLEDVDLPFLRSLITPMN, encoded by the coding sequence ATGACCAGCACCGTTCCCGCGCCCGTCGCCCGTACGGCCGACGGGCATGCCCTGCAGGCGGTGCTGCTCGACATGGACGGCACCCTCGTCGACACCGAGGGTTTCTGGTGGGAGATCGAGGTGGACGTCTTCGGCGAGCTCGGCCACCGCCTCGACGAGGCGTGGCGCGACATCGTCGTCGGCGGGCCCATGACCCGCAGCGCCGCCTTCCTCATCGAGTCCACCGGCGCCGCCATCACCCTTTCGGAGCTGAGCGTTCTGCTCAACGAGCGCTTCGAGGCGCGGATCGCCGACCAGGTCCCGCTGATGCCGGGCGCCGAGCGGCTGCTCGCCGAGCTGGCCCGGCACAACGTGCCCACCGCCCTCGTCTCCGCCTCGCACCGCCGCGTCATCGACCGGGTGCTGCGCTCGCTGGGCCCCGAGCGGTTCGCGCTGAGCGTCGCCGGCGACGAGGTGACCCGTACCAAGCCGCACCCCGACCCGTACCTGCTGGCCGCCCGCACCCTCGGCGCCCACCCCTCGCGCTGCGCGGTCATCGAGGACACCGCGACCGGCGTCGCCTCCGCCGAGGCCGCCGGCTGCCGGGTCGTGGCCGTCCCCTCCGTCGGCGTCATCGCGCCCGCGCCCGGCCGCACCATCGTCCGCTCGCTGGAGGACGTCGACCTTCCGTTCCTGCGCTCCCTCATCACTCCGATGAACTGA
- the arc gene encoding proteasome ATPase codes for MAAHDDDNNRGIRPGRGSEDPAGQVAYLEQEIAVLRRKLADSPRHTRILEERIVELQTNLAGVSAQNERLANTLREARDQIIALKEEVDRLAQPPAGFGVFLQANEDGTVDIFTGGRKLRVNVSPSVEPEDLRRGQEVMLNEALNVVEAMEFERAGDIVTLKEILEDGERALVVGHTDEERVVRLAEPLLDITIRPGDALLLEPRSGYVYEVVPKSEVEELVLEEVPDIDYSKIGGLGDQIELIRDAVELPYLYPDLFKEHELRPPKGILLYGPPGCGKTLIAKAVANSLAKKVAEVTGQPAGKSYFLNIKGPELLNKYVGETERHIRLVFQRAREKASEGTPVIVFFDEMESLFRTRGSGVSSDVENTIVPQLLAEIDGVEGLENVIVIGASNREDMIDPAILRPGRLDVKIKIERPDAEAARDIFAKYLKASLPLHSDDLSEHSGSPEVAVHSMIQTVVEQMYAETEENRFLEVTYANGDKEVLYFKDFNSGAMIQNIVDRAKKMAIKAFLEHNQKGLRVAHLLQACVDEFKENEDLPNTTNPDDWARISGKKGERIVFIRTLVTGKQGADTGRSIDTVANTGQYL; via the coding sequence GTGGCAGCCCACGACGACGACAACAACCGCGGCATCCGGCCGGGGCGAGGGTCTGAGGACCCCGCCGGCCAGGTTGCCTATCTCGAGCAGGAAATCGCCGTCCTGCGACGTAAGCTCGCCGACTCTCCGCGACACACGAGGATTCTCGAAGAGCGGATCGTCGAGCTCCAGACAAACCTGGCCGGCGTCTCCGCGCAAAACGAGCGACTGGCAAATACGCTCCGTGAGGCCCGCGACCAGATCATCGCACTCAAGGAGGAAGTCGACCGGCTCGCACAGCCGCCGGCCGGCTTCGGTGTCTTCCTTCAGGCGAACGAAGACGGCACCGTCGACATCTTCACCGGCGGCCGAAAGCTCCGCGTGAACGTCAGCCCCAGCGTCGAACCGGAAGACCTCCGGCGCGGCCAGGAGGTCATGCTCAACGAGGCCCTCAACGTGGTCGAGGCCATGGAGTTCGAACGGGCCGGGGACATCGTCACCCTCAAGGAAATCCTCGAGGACGGCGAGCGCGCCCTGGTGGTCGGGCACACCGACGAGGAAAGGGTGGTGAGGCTCGCCGAGCCGCTCCTGGACATCACCATCCGCCCCGGCGACGCCCTCCTGCTCGAACCCCGCTCCGGCTACGTCTACGAGGTCGTCCCCAAGAGCGAGGTCGAAGAACTCGTCCTCGAAGAGGTCCCCGACATCGACTACAGCAAGATCGGCGGCCTGGGCGACCAGATCGAGCTGATCCGCGACGCGGTCGAGCTCCCGTACCTCTACCCCGACCTCTTCAAAGAGCACGAACTGCGGCCCCCCAAGGGCATCCTGCTCTACGGCCCCCCCGGCTGCGGCAAGACACTCATCGCCAAGGCCGTGGCCAACTCCCTTGCCAAGAAGGTCGCCGAGGTGACCGGCCAGCCCGCCGGGAAGTCCTACTTCCTGAACATCAAGGGCCCCGAACTCCTCAACAAGTACGTCGGCGAGACCGAGCGGCACATCCGCCTCGTCTTCCAGCGTGCCCGCGAGAAGGCCAGCGAGGGCACCCCCGTCATCGTCTTCTTCGACGAGATGGAATCCCTCTTCCGCACCCGCGGATCCGGAGTCAGCTCGGACGTGGAGAACACCATCGTCCCCCAGCTGCTCGCCGAGATCGACGGCGTGGAAGGCCTGGAGAACGTCATCGTCATCGGCGCCTCCAACCGCGAGGACATGATCGACCCGGCCATCCTGCGCCCCGGCCGGCTCGACGTGAAGATCAAGATCGAGCGCCCCGACGCCGAAGCGGCCCGGGACATCTTCGCCAAGTACCTCAAGGCCTCGCTGCCGCTCCACAGCGACGACCTCTCCGAGCACTCCGGCTCGCCCGAGGTCGCCGTGCACAGCATGATCCAGACCGTCGTCGAGCAGATGTACGCCGAAACCGAGGAGAACCGCTTCCTCGAGGTCACGTACGCCAACGGCGACAAGGAAGTCCTCTACTTCAAGGACTTCAACTCCGGCGCCATGATCCAAAACATCGTGGACCGTGCGAAGAAGATGGCCATCAAGGCCTTCCTCGAGCACAACCAGAAGGGCCTTCGCGTCGCCCACCTCCTCCAGGCTTGCGTGGACGAGTTCAAGGAGAACGAAGACCTGCCCAACACCACCAACCCGGACGACTGGGCCCGGATCTCCGGAAAGAAGGGCGAGCGGATCGTCTTCATCCGCACCCTCGTCACCGGAAAGCAGGGCGCAGACACCGGACGCTCCATCGACACGGTGGCAAACACCGGTCAGTACCTCTGA
- a CDS encoding site-2 protease family protein — MKSLAREGDSEEGATALGAASASAAPGTGPGLVVMDKTLRPATDSARIPSTPSPLALHDRSITPRHHAPRPAPTVHLNHTESTAGRTPPDSTERRTPVADTDETGERAAKRPGPGGGILMGRPFGVPVYVSPSWFLVAALITWVFGDQLDRVLPDLGPARYLVSLFFAVAFYASVLVHELAHTVAALRFKLPVRRIQLQFFGGVSEIEKESETPGREFVLAFVGPLLSLLLAGAFYVGMELVDPASVPGVLLAGLMISNLLVAAFNLLPGLPLDGGRMLRAVIWGITGKPMTGTVAAAWVGRALAVAVLLGLPMITHTGVLGSGTGAIESTGMNTVMDALLAAILAAIIWTGAGNSLRMARLREHLPELRARTLTRRAVPVEHTTPLSEALRRAVAAGARAIVIVDGHGDPVSIVRETAIASVPEHRRPWVDVSTLAQELTDGMKVSAELSGEELLDHLRATPATEYLVLEPGGEIYGVLSTLDVERAFVKAMARPQS; from the coding sequence ATGAAATCGCTCGCCCGCGAAGGGGACAGCGAAGAAGGCGCCACAGCGCTCGGCGCTGCATCGGCATCGGCTGCGCCAGGAACCGGACCGGGGCTCGTCGTCATGGACAAAACCCTACGACCCGCCACCGACAGCGCGCGCATACCATCGACGCCGAGCCCCCTCGCACTGCATGATCGGAGCATCACACCGCGCCACCACGCACCCCGCCCCGCACCGACCGTGCACCTGAACCACACTGAAAGCACCGCCGGCCGCACCCCGCCGGACAGCACCGAACGAAGGACACCCGTGGCAGACACCGACGAAACCGGCGAGCGCGCGGCCAAGCGCCCCGGACCGGGCGGCGGCATCCTCATGGGCCGCCCCTTCGGCGTCCCCGTCTACGTCTCGCCCAGCTGGTTCCTCGTCGCCGCCCTCATCACCTGGGTCTTCGGCGACCAGCTCGACCGCGTCCTGCCCGACCTCGGCCCCGCCCGCTACCTCGTCTCCCTCTTCTTCGCCGTCGCCTTCTACGCCTCCGTCCTCGTCCACGAACTCGCCCACACCGTCGCCGCCCTCCGCTTCAAACTCCCCGTGCGACGCATCCAGCTCCAGTTCTTCGGCGGAGTCTCCGAGATCGAGAAGGAATCCGAGACCCCCGGCCGCGAATTCGTCCTCGCCTTCGTCGGCCCCCTGCTCTCCCTCCTCCTCGCCGGCGCCTTCTACGTCGGCATGGAACTCGTCGACCCCGCCAGCGTCCCCGGCGTCCTCCTCGCCGGCCTGATGATCTCCAACCTGCTCGTCGCCGCCTTCAACCTGCTCCCCGGCCTCCCCCTCGACGGCGGCCGCATGCTCCGCGCCGTCATCTGGGGCATCACCGGCAAACCCATGACCGGCACCGTCGCCGCCGCCTGGGTCGGCCGCGCCCTCGCCGTCGCCGTCCTCCTCGGCCTGCCGATGATCACCCACACCGGCGTCCTCGGCTCGGGCACCGGTGCCATCGAGTCGACCGGCATGAACACCGTCATGGACGCCCTGCTCGCCGCGATCCTCGCCGCCATCATCTGGACCGGCGCCGGAAACAGCCTGCGCATGGCCCGCCTGCGCGAACACCTCCCCGAACTCCGCGCCCGCACCCTCACCCGCCGCGCCGTCCCCGTCGAGCACACCACCCCCCTCTCCGAAGCCCTGCGCCGCGCCGTCGCAGCAGGCGCCCGCGCCATCGTCATCGTCGACGGCCACGGCGACCCCGTCTCCATCGTCCGCGAGACCGCCATCGCCTCCGTCCCCGAACACCGCCGCCCCTGGGTCGACGTCAGCACCCTCGCGCAAGAGCTCACCGACGGAATGAAGGTTTCCGCGGAACTCTCAGGCGAAGAACTCCTCGACCACCTCCGCGCCACCCCCGCCACCGAGTACCTCGTCCTCGAACCCGGCGGCGAGATCTACGGAGTCCTCTCCACCCTCGACGTCGAAAGGGCCTTCGTGAAGGCCATGGCGCGGCCCCAGTCCTGA
- a CDS encoding ABC transporter substrate-binding protein: protein MNRKTLVLTAAAGLLTPVLAACGSTSGDGAGSGAIVVGTTDRFEAAEYAPAPFDPAYAYDAGAWNVLRQTVQTLMHTPRGGGQPVPEAASDCRFTDTGNESYRCTLRPDLKFADGTPLTAKDVKFSIERVLAIKDENGPSSLLSTVDTVEVKAADTVVFHLKTPDATFPQKLSTPAAGIVSEKNYDAKKLREGFAVDGSGPYTMKAEVKDGHLVRAVFSKNPHYKGDLKLQNDKVELRTFNDSAAMGKALTAGSIQMVSRTLSPAQITEFAAKPPKGVKLVPMPGLEIRYIGFNTEAPAVKDKAVRQALAAAVDRNAIIDKVYGKSAQPLYSLVPTTLTGHVNSFFNKYGEANTAKAADLLKSAGIKTPVKLTLNYTKDHYGDGTATEFETLKTQLNSTQLFDVTVQGSDWSDFRPAQKKGDYAAYGLGWFPDYPDADNFLAPFLEQDNFLGTPYANAAVRTKLIPDSRRAVDRNVAVPAITEMQDIVAEDVPVLPLWQGKQYVAARDGITGVEWSVNAISDLQLWELGRGVSG, encoded by the coding sequence ATGAACCGCAAGACCCTGGTGCTGACGGCTGCGGCCGGACTGCTCACCCCCGTGCTCGCCGCATGCGGCAGCACGAGCGGAGACGGAGCAGGATCCGGAGCGATCGTCGTCGGCACCACCGACCGGTTCGAGGCAGCCGAATACGCTCCCGCACCGTTCGACCCGGCCTACGCCTACGACGCCGGCGCCTGGAACGTCCTGCGGCAGACCGTCCAGACGCTGATGCACACCCCCCGCGGCGGCGGCCAGCCCGTCCCCGAAGCAGCCTCCGACTGCCGCTTCACCGACACCGGCAACGAGAGCTACCGCTGCACCCTGCGGCCCGACCTCAAGTTCGCCGACGGCACGCCGCTCACCGCGAAGGACGTCAAGTTCTCCATCGAGCGCGTCCTCGCCATCAAGGACGAGAACGGCCCCTCCTCGCTGCTCTCCACCGTCGACACCGTCGAGGTGAAGGCCGCCGACACCGTCGTCTTCCACCTGAAGACCCCGGACGCGACCTTCCCGCAGAAGCTCTCCACCCCCGCCGCCGGCATCGTGAGCGAGAAGAACTACGACGCCAAGAAGCTCCGCGAGGGCTTCGCCGTCGACGGCTCCGGCCCGTACACGATGAAGGCCGAGGTCAAGGACGGCCACCTCGTCCGCGCCGTCTTCAGCAAGAACCCGCACTACAAGGGCGACCTGAAGCTGCAGAACGACAAGGTCGAACTGCGCACCTTCAACGACTCCGCGGCCATGGGCAAGGCACTGACCGCCGGGTCCATCCAGATGGTCTCCCGCACCCTGTCGCCGGCCCAGATCACCGAGTTCGCCGCCAAGCCGCCCAAGGGCGTCAAGCTGGTCCCGATGCCCGGCCTGGAGATCCGCTACATCGGCTTCAACACCGAGGCCCCGGCCGTCAAGGACAAGGCCGTACGCCAGGCCCTCGCCGCCGCCGTCGACCGCAACGCGATCATCGACAAGGTGTACGGCAAGTCCGCGCAGCCCCTGTACTCACTGGTCCCCACCACCCTGACGGGCCACGTCAACTCCTTCTTCAACAAGTACGGCGAAGCCAACACCGCGAAGGCCGCCGACCTGCTGAAGAGCGCCGGGATCAAGACCCCGGTCAAGCTGACGCTGAACTACACCAAGGACCACTACGGCGACGGCACGGCCACCGAGTTCGAGACCCTCAAGACCCAGCTGAACTCCACCCAGCTGTTCGACGTCACCGTCCAGGGCTCCGACTGGTCCGACTTCCGGCCCGCGCAGAAGAAGGGCGACTACGCCGCCTACGGGCTCGGCTGGTTCCCCGACTACCCCGACGCCGACAACTTCCTCGCTCCCTTCCTCGAGCAGGACAACTTCCTGGGCACGCCGTACGCCAACGCCGCGGTGCGCACCAAGCTCATCCCCGACTCCCGGCGCGCCGTCGACCGCAACGTCGCCGTCCCCGCGATCACGGAGATGCAGGACATCGTCGCCGAGGACGTGCCCGTCCTGCCGCTCTGGCAGGGCAAGCAGTACGTCGCCGCACGCGACGGGATCACCGGAGTGGAGTGGTCGGTCAACGCCATCTCCGACCTCCAGCTGTGGGAGCTCGGCCGCGGTGTCAGCGGCTGA
- a CDS encoding ferredoxin produces MTVQQEASAGGGGQAGEPLEVWIDQDLCTGDGICVQYAPEVFELDIDGLAYVKSPQDELLVDAGATTPVPLTLLQDVVDSAKECPGDCIHVRRVSDRVEVYGPDAE; encoded by the coding sequence ATGACCGTGCAGCAGGAGGCTTCCGCGGGCGGCGGTGGGCAGGCCGGCGAGCCGCTGGAGGTCTGGATCGACCAGGACCTCTGCACCGGTGACGGGATCTGCGTCCAGTACGCGCCAGAGGTGTTCGAGCTGGACATCGATGGTCTGGCGTACGTGAAGAGCCCGCAGGACGAGCTGCTGGTGGACGCGGGGGCGACCACTCCGGTTCCTTTGACGCTGCTGCAGGACGTGGTGGACTCGGCGAAGGAGTGCCCGGGTGACTGCATCCACGTGAGGCGTGTTTCGGACAGGGTCGAGGTGTACGGCCCCGACGCGGAGTGA
- a CDS encoding RecB family exonuclease: MTTSPGPVPGAADADAAPSAVAPSSLSPSRASDFMQCPLLYRFRVIDKLPEKPSAAATRGTLVHAVLERLFDHPAQERTAPRAKALVPGQWDRLLESKPELVELFPEGDEGAGLARWLTEAEALVERWFTLEDPTRLEPVEREFFVETELESGLRLRGIIDRVDVAPSGEVRIVDYKTGKAPRPEYAEGALFQMKFYALVVWRLKQVVPRRLQLVYLGSGDVLTYDPVIADLERVERKLLALWEAIKEATETGDWRPRPTKLCGWCDHQAVCPEFGGTPPAYPLMIIPRPGAEAGAGRPEES, from the coding sequence ATGACGACGAGCCCCGGTCCGGTTCCTGGCGCAGCCGATGCCGATGCAGCGCCGAGCGCTGTGGCGCCTTCTTCGCTGTCCCCTTCGCGGGCGAGCGATTTCATGCAGTGCCCGCTGCTGTACCGGTTCCGGGTGATCGACAAGCTGCCGGAGAAGCCGAGTGCCGCGGCGACGCGGGGCACGCTGGTGCATGCGGTGCTGGAGAGGTTGTTCGATCATCCGGCGCAGGAGCGGACGGCGCCGCGGGCGAAGGCGTTGGTTCCGGGGCAGTGGGACCGGCTGCTGGAGTCGAAGCCGGAGCTGGTGGAGCTGTTCCCGGAGGGGGACGAGGGGGCGGGGCTGGCGCGCTGGCTGACGGAGGCCGAGGCGCTGGTGGAGCGGTGGTTCACGCTGGAGGACCCGACGCGGCTGGAGCCGGTGGAGCGGGAGTTCTTCGTGGAGACGGAGCTGGAGTCGGGGCTGCGCCTGCGCGGGATCATCGACCGGGTGGACGTGGCTCCGTCGGGCGAGGTGCGGATCGTCGACTACAAGACGGGCAAGGCTCCGCGGCCGGAGTATGCCGAGGGTGCGCTGTTCCAGATGAAGTTCTACGCGCTGGTGGTGTGGCGGCTGAAGCAGGTGGTGCCGCGGCGGCTGCAGCTGGTGTACCTGGGCAGTGGGGACGTGTTGACCTACGACCCGGTGATCGCGGATCTGGAGCGGGTGGAGCGCAAGCTGCTGGCGCTGTGGGAGGCGATCAAGGAGGCGACGGAGACGGGTGACTGGCGGCCGCGGCCGACGAAGCTGTGCGGCTGGTGTGATCACCAGGCGGTGTGTCCGGAGTTCGGGGGGACTCCCCCGGCCTATCCTCTGATGATCATCCCGAGGCCGGGGGCGGAGGCGGGGGCGGGCCGCCCCGAGGAATCCTGA
- a CDS encoding tRNA (adenine-N1)-methyltransferase gives MSEPTGAARRRGPFEVGDQVQLTDPKGRHYTFTLEAGKNFHTHKGSFPHDELIGAPEGSVVRTTGNVAYLALRPLLPDYVLSMPRGAAVVYPKDAGQILAFADIFPGARVVEAGVGSGSLSSFLLRAIGDQGMLHSYERRADFAEIATANVERYFGGPHPAWQLTVGDLQDNLSDTDVDRVVLDMLAPWECLEAVSKALVPGGILCCYVATTTQLSKTVESIREIGCFAEPQPWESMIRNWHVEGLAVRPDHRMIGHTGFLVTARRLADGVEPPMRRRRPAKGAYGEDYDGPGSDRSA, from the coding sequence ATGTCCGAACCGACCGGTGCCGCCCGCCGACGCGGGCCCTTCGAGGTCGGGGACCAGGTTCAGCTCACCGACCCCAAGGGCCGCCACTACACGTTCACGCTCGAAGCAGGGAAGAATTTCCACACCCACAAGGGTTCCTTCCCGCACGACGAGCTGATCGGTGCTCCCGAGGGCAGTGTTGTCCGTACCACGGGGAACGTCGCGTACCTCGCGCTGCGCCCCCTGCTCCCCGACTATGTCCTGTCCATGCCCCGCGGTGCCGCCGTGGTCTACCCCAAGGACGCAGGCCAGATCCTGGCCTTCGCCGACATCTTCCCCGGCGCCCGCGTCGTGGAAGCAGGCGTCGGCTCCGGCTCCCTGAGCAGCTTCCTGCTGCGCGCCATCGGCGACCAGGGCATGCTCCACAGCTACGAGCGCCGCGCGGACTTCGCCGAGATCGCCACCGCCAACGTCGAGCGCTACTTCGGCGGCCCCCACCCCGCGTGGCAGCTGACCGTCGGCGACCTCCAGGACAACCTGTCCGACACCGACGTCGACCGGGTCGTCCTCGACATGCTCGCCCCCTGGGAATGCCTGGAGGCCGTCTCCAAGGCCCTCGTCCCCGGCGGCATCCTCTGCTGCTACGTGGCCACCACCACCCAGCTGTCCAAGACCGTCGAGTCCATCCGCGAGATCGGCTGCTTCGCCGAACCGCAGCCCTGGGAATCGATGATCCGCAACTGGCACGTGGAAGGCCTCGCCGTCCGCCCGGACCACCGGATGATCGGCCACACCGGCTTCCTCGTCACCGCCCGCCGCCTCGCGGACGGCGTCGAGCCCCCGATGCGCCGCCGCCGCCCCGCCAAGGGCGCGTACGGCGAGGACTACGACGGACCCGGCAGCGACCGGTCCGCCTAG
- a CDS encoding response regulator transcription factor: MAIRVLLVDDQPLLRTGFRMILEAEQDLAVVGEAGDGLQALDQVRALQPDVVLMDIRMPRMDGVEATRQITGPGRDGPAKVLVLTTFDLDEYVVEALRAGASGFLLKDAPAVELVQAIRVVAGGEAMLAPSITRRLLDKYAGHLPSGEDSVPDTLGRLTEREVEVLKLVARGLSNAEIAADLFVSETTVKTHVGHVLTKLGLRDRVQAAVYAYESGLVRPGAGQ; the protein is encoded by the coding sequence GTGGCGATCCGCGTCCTACTGGTCGACGACCAGCCGCTGCTGCGCACCGGCTTCCGGATGATCCTGGAGGCCGAACAGGACCTGGCGGTCGTCGGGGAGGCCGGGGACGGTCTGCAGGCGCTGGACCAGGTGCGGGCGCTGCAGCCCGATGTGGTGCTGATGGACATCCGGATGCCCCGGATGGACGGGGTGGAGGCGACGCGGCAGATCACCGGTCCGGGCCGGGACGGGCCGGCGAAGGTGCTCGTGCTGACCACGTTCGATCTGGACGAGTACGTGGTGGAGGCGTTGCGGGCGGGGGCGAGCGGGTTCCTGCTGAAGGATGCGCCGGCCGTCGAGCTGGTGCAGGCGATCCGGGTGGTGGCGGGCGGCGAGGCGATGCTGGCGCCGAGCATCACGCGGCGGCTGCTGGACAAGTACGCGGGCCACTTGCCGTCGGGCGAGGACAGCGTGCCGGACACCTTGGGGAGGCTGACCGAGCGGGAGGTCGAGGTGCTGAAGCTGGTGGCGCGGGGCCTGTCGAACGCGGAGATCGCGGCGGACCTGTTCGTGAGCGAGACGACGGTGAAGACGCATGTGGGGCACGTGCTGACGAAGCTGGGGCTGCGCGACCGGGTCCAGGCGGCGGTGTACGCGTACGAGAGCGGTCTGGTGCGGCCGGGCGCGGGGCAGTAG
- a CDS encoding ABC transporter substrate-binding protein has translation MNRRNQWLAAPLGAATAAALLSGCGSTGTPTAGGGKGVVMGISDKVKSTDPASGYDPGSWLLFNNVFQSLLSFPKGGTTPEPDAAQACNFEGGDSKLYKCTLRTGLKFSNGHALTSKDVKFSFERTLKINDANGPSVMLSSIAGIDTPDEKTVVFRLKTSDATFPSKIASGAGSIVDHSEYPADKLRADGKAVGSGVYKLDSMNEKSASFSVNDSYSGKAKAKNTGVTLKFFNEDQAALKKVLESGEVDFAFRGLAAKDIASMSSTKTGDHKVEVVQGTGAEVEHLVFNMNDPVAGKLPIRKAIAYLVDREALVKDVYDGTATALYSIVPAGIGSHNTAFFDRYGGSPQPKKAEAVLRAAGIKDKVKITLYSTPTRYGPSTDQEFQLIAKQLNDSGLFEADVKSVEFGQYEKDIQDGKYGVYVKGWVPDYPDADNFTQPFFGPDNVLRNNYDNKEITGTIIPSTSTKSDRTAATVDYNRLQDIVADEVPILPLWQGKQYAVTRQNVTGLQWSLDASTVFRFWEISKG, from the coding sequence GTGAATCGACGTAACCAGTGGTTGGCGGCCCCGCTCGGCGCAGCCACCGCCGCCGCGCTGCTCAGCGGTTGCGGTTCGACCGGCACCCCCACCGCCGGCGGCGGCAAGGGTGTGGTCATGGGGATATCCGACAAGGTGAAGTCCACCGACCCCGCATCGGGTTATGACCCGGGGTCCTGGCTGCTCTTCAACAACGTCTTCCAGTCCCTGCTGAGCTTCCCCAAGGGCGGCACCACCCCCGAGCCCGACGCCGCCCAGGCCTGCAACTTCGAAGGCGGCGACAGCAAGCTCTACAAGTGCACCCTGCGCACAGGCCTGAAGTTCAGCAACGGCCACGCCCTCACCTCCAAGGACGTCAAGTTCTCCTTCGAGCGCACGCTGAAGATCAATGACGCCAACGGCCCCTCCGTGATGCTGTCGTCGATCGCCGGCATCGACACCCCCGACGAGAAGACCGTCGTCTTCCGCCTCAAGACGTCCGACGCGACCTTCCCCAGCAAGATCGCATCGGGCGCGGGCTCCATCGTCGACCACAGCGAGTACCCGGCCGACAAGCTCCGCGCCGACGGCAAGGCCGTCGGCTCCGGCGTCTACAAGCTGGACTCGATGAACGAGAAGAGCGCAAGCTTCTCCGTCAACGACTCCTACAGCGGCAAGGCCAAGGCCAAGAACACCGGCGTCACCCTCAAGTTCTTCAACGAGGACCAGGCCGCCCTCAAGAAGGTCCTGGAAAGCGGCGAGGTCGACTTCGCCTTCCGCGGCCTCGCCGCCAAGGACATCGCGAGCATGTCCTCCACCAAGACCGGGGACCACAAGGTCGAGGTCGTCCAGGGCACCGGCGCCGAAGTCGAGCACCTCGTCTTCAACATGAACGACCCGGTCGCCGGAAAGCTCCCCATCCGCAAGGCCATCGCCTACCTCGTCGACCGCGAAGCGCTCGTCAAGGACGTCTACGACGGCACCGCGACCGCGCTGTACTCGATCGTCCCGGCCGGCATCGGCTCCCACAACACCGCCTTCTTCGACCGCTACGGCGGCAGCCCGCAGCCCAAGAAGGCCGAAGCCGTCCTGCGCGCCGCCGGCATCAAGGACAAGGTGAAGATCACCCTGTACTCGACGCCCACCCGCTACGGCCCCTCCACGGACCAGGAATTCCAGCTCATCGCCAAGCAGCTCAACGACAGCGGACTCTTCGAGGCCGACGTCAAGTCCGTCGAGTTCGGGCAGTACGAGAAGGACATCCAGGACGGCAAGTACGGCGTGTACGTGAAGGGCTGGGTCCCCGACTACCCGGACGCCGACAACTTCACGCAGCCGTTCTTCGGCCCGGACAACGTCCTGCGCAACAACTACGACAACAAGGAGATCACCGGGACCATCATCCCGTCGACCTCCACGAAGTCCGACCGCACCGCGGCCACCGTCGACTACAACCGCCTCCAGGACATCGTCGCCGACGAGGTCCCGATCCTCCCGCTCTGGCAGGGCAAGCAGTACGCCGTCACCCGCCAGAACGTGACGGGCCTGCAGTGGTCGCTGGACGCCTCCACCGTCTTCCGCTTCTGGGAGATCAGCAAGGGCTGA